One window from the genome of Moorena sp. SIOASIH encodes:
- a CDS encoding calcium-binding protein — translation MNTLIGGPGNDFLQGDNNDDNLIGLAGNDTLLGLGGNDLLDGGAGNDTLAGGAGEDLLDGRAGNDLLSGGDGIDLLDGGQGNDTLIGDRGDDNINGGDGDDRLIWNNGDGSDIMEGGAGFDVVEVNGANGAGDNFALNPFGPRVRFERLNLGQFNLNVNDVEQFEINGLGGDDTLTVNDLSGTDVELVVFNGGDGNDLLDGTNAVLPLVGIGGNGNDTLIGGAGDDNLRGDAGNDSLVGGAGDDNLIGDAGNDTLIGGDGDDNLVGGDGDDVLISGNGITTFTFDSGAAFNSSDLGLDSILNFIGGQDRISLEQDTFTALTGTSSGGLASSEWAVVSSNSQVASSGALIVYNSETGDLFYNQNGSAGGLGSGAQFATIDTSTSVDFTDFEIV, via the coding sequence ATGAATACATTAATCGGCGGTCCAGGTAATGACTTTCTACAAGGAGACAACAATGACGATAACCTGATCGGGCTTGCTGGCAATGACACCTTACTAGGTTTGGGTGGCAATGACCTTCTTGATGGGGGGGCTGGCAATGACACCCTGGCAGGGGGTGCTGGCGAAGATTTACTTGATGGCAGAGCTGGCAATGATTTATTAAGCGGTGGTGATGGTATTGATCTTCTAGATGGTGGTCAAGGCAATGATACCCTGATTGGCGATCGCGGTGATGACAATATCAATGGCGGAGATGGTGATGACCGACTGATTTGGAATAACGGTGATGGCAGCGATATCATGGAAGGGGGTGCTGGCTTTGATGTGGTAGAAGTCAATGGCGCAAATGGTGCCGGAGATAACTTTGCCCTCAACCCCTTTGGCCCCAGGGTACGCTTTGAGCGGTTGAATCTCGGTCAGTTCAACCTGAATGTCAATGATGTAGAACAGTTTGAGATTAATGGTCTTGGGGGTGATGACACCTTAACTGTTAATGACTTGTCCGGTACTGATGTAGAGCTGGTAGTCTTTAACGGCGGTGATGGTAATGACCTTCTCGATGGAACCAATGCTGTCTTACCCTTGGTTGGTATTGGTGGTAATGGCAACGACACCCTGATTGGCGGGGCTGGCGATGACAACCTCAGGGGTGATGCTGGCAATGATAGCCTGGTTGGCGGAGCTGGTGATGATAACCTAATTGGAGATGCCGGGAATGATACTCTGATTGGAGGTGATGGCGATGACAATCTGGTTGGTGGAGATGGTGATGATGTCCTAATCAGTGGCAACGGTATTACTACCTTTACTTTTGACAGTGGAGCAGCTTTCAATTCAAGCGATTTGGGTCTCGATAGCATTCTTAACTTTATCGGAGGTCAAGACCGAATTAGTCTGGAACAGGACACGTTCACTGCGCTCACTGGTACGTCCAGTGGGGGCTTAGCTAGCAGTGAATGGGCGGTTGTATCCAGTAATAGCCAGGTCGCAAGTAGTGGTGCTTTGATTGTCTACAACAGCGAAACCGGCGATCTATTCTACAACCAGAATGGCAGTGCAGGTGGTCTGGGAAGCGGAGCTCAGTTTGCTACAATCGACACCAGCACCTCGGTAGATTTCACAGACTTTGAGATAGTATAA